In Peromyscus maniculatus bairdii isolate BWxNUB_F1_BW_parent chromosome 21, HU_Pman_BW_mat_3.1, whole genome shotgun sequence, one DNA window encodes the following:
- the Slc2a11 gene encoding LOW QUALITY PROTEIN: solute carrier family 2, facilitated glucose transporter member 11 (The sequence of the model RefSeq protein was modified relative to this genomic sequence to represent the inferred CDS: substituted 1 base at 1 genomic stop codon): MGKEMEEEQAVCQDYQAWSPWEQLQGCTLXRHVTSPVCENDSVYACASSVFQGAGMLAKKVQYAAIGTGSCELRTAFVDSVVIGRVGLWVLLLRGYSLMTCWGAVFTLALCLQSSGWGKEQLDPAWMLPHSYLNCFPRMPYLAVPCIFASILSFAMGPAAVIRILATELWDQIAWPAAYMVCETVVWTTFFLVGLLFPFTWLMGVVLTSSGVSSNPKKGLSLFLYIPFLCACGAIYTHLFLPEIKDKTILAITEEMCRLTLA; encoded by the exons ATGGGtaaggagatggaagaggaacAGGCTGTGTGCCAGGACTACCAGGCATGGAGCCCATGGGAACAGCTCCAGGGTTGCACCCTGTAGAGGCACGTGACCAGCCCTGTGTGTGAGAATGACTCC GTATATGCCTGTGCCTCCTCAGTTTTCCAAGGGGCAGGAATGCTGGCCAAGAAAGTCCAGTATGCCGCCATCGGGACTGGGAGCTGCGAGCTGCGCACAGCTTTTGTGGAT AGTGTGGTGATTGGAAGGGTGGGCCTTTGGGTGCTGCTGCTGAGGGGGTACTCTCTGATGACCTGCTGGGGGGCTGTCTTCACATTGGCCCTGTGCCTCCAGTCATCTGGATGGGGGAAGGAGCAGCTGGATCCAGCCTGGATGCTGCCTCACTCCTACCTAAACTGCTTTCCCAGGATGCCTTACCTGGCCGTGCCCTGCATCTTCGCCTCCATCCTCAGCTTTGCTATGGGCC CAGCTGCAGTGATAAGGATCCTGGCAACAGAGCTGTGGGACCAGATAGCCTGGCCTGCTGCCTACATGGTCTGTGAGACAGTCGTGTGGACGACATTCTTTCTGGTGGGGCTGTTGTTCCCCTTCACGTG GCTAATGGGAGTGGTGCTCACCAGCTCCGGGGTCTCCTCTAACCCAAAGAAGGGCTTGTCCCTCTTCCTCTACATTCCTTTCCTCTGTGCCTGTGGGGCCATCTACACTCACCTGTTCCTTCCTGAGATCAAAGACAAGACCATCCTAGCAATCACTGAGGAAATGTGCAGACTCACCCTTGCCTAG